The following coding sequences lie in one Candidatus Methylomirabilota bacterium genomic window:
- a CDS encoding CoA transferase → MSERQAVLAPYRVLDLTGELGPLCARILADLGADVTKVEPPSGDPARRRGPFPGDRPDPESSLSWAAWNANKRSVTLDLELPAGRDALQRLARNADFLVESFPPGHLDRLGLGYTALAEQNPGLIVTSITPFGQTGPYSQYRASDLELMAAAGCMSLTGEPEGPPLRISLPQASAWAGVYAAAGSLLALQHRYLTGEGQHVDVAAQSCLLSALSHAPIFWDLNRTNALRAGVFMTGRSITGARMRVMWSCRDGYLNFIIYGGEAGRRTNQALVRWMDERGMAPQFLLEKDWSRFDITTVSQEEIDRIEAAIGPFFLTLTKAEFFAGVVKRDMLGYPVATPREILEDPQLLARGFWLPMRGPDGSASVRFPGGFAKFSGGSCTVHRPAPRAGEHNAELLAPPGVDEKERPPSRVSVGHAKRSAPPALDGIKVVEFAAYAAGPGVTKYLADHGATAVRVESAVRPDGFRTHYPPYRDNVPGLNRSGCFSLWNNDKLSIALNLKAEGAREVAEALVRWADIVIENFTPGTMAKLGLDEERLRTLNPAVIVLSTCNHGQTGPHARHPGFGSQLSSLAGFTHFTGESSGPPMFLYGPYIDFIAVAFGLVAVLAALDARRRSGRGQYIDLAQYEAGLQFLGPALLDAAVNGRDLMRCGNRDPQAAPHGVFPCRGADRWCAVSVWDDGEWRRLVEALGRPGWATEPGWQTAAGRQAGQAELDRRLAAWTSELEVEEVTTRLQAAGVHAAAVRTMAELFSDPQLVHRRIWRALDHPEIGRHHYKAPPFILSRAATGPQRPAPCLGEHTRQVLTEMLGMSEAAVRSLEMRGVLQ, encoded by the coding sequence ATGTCGGAGCGGCAGGCAGTCCTGGCGCCGTACCGGGTGCTCGACCTCACGGGGGAGCTCGGGCCTCTGTGCGCCCGGATCCTGGCGGACCTGGGCGCCGACGTGACCAAGGTCGAGCCGCCGAGCGGCGACCCCGCGCGGCGGCGAGGGCCGTTTCCGGGCGACCGCCCGGATCCAGAATCGAGCCTCTCGTGGGCGGCCTGGAACGCCAACAAGCGCTCGGTCACGCTCGATCTCGAGCTGCCGGCCGGACGTGACGCTCTGCAGCGGCTCGCACGGAATGCCGACTTCCTGGTCGAATCCTTCCCCCCCGGCCACCTCGACCGCCTCGGACTCGGCTACACGGCGCTCGCTGAGCAAAACCCTGGGCTCATCGTCACGTCGATCACCCCGTTCGGCCAGACCGGACCGTACAGTCAGTACCGGGCCTCCGACCTCGAGCTCATGGCGGCGGCGGGCTGCATGTCGCTGACCGGCGAGCCTGAGGGCCCTCCACTGAGAATCTCCCTTCCCCAGGCCTCAGCCTGGGCGGGTGTATATGCGGCCGCCGGCTCGCTGCTGGCCCTCCAGCATCGCTACCTTACCGGCGAGGGCCAGCACGTGGACGTCGCCGCCCAGTCCTGCTTGCTCTCAGCGCTCTCACACGCCCCCATCTTCTGGGACCTGAACCGGACGAACGCGCTCCGGGCCGGAGTCTTCATGACCGGCCGCAGCATCACCGGCGCGCGGATGCGGGTGATGTGGTCCTGCCGCGACGGCTACCTCAACTTCATCATCTACGGCGGCGAGGCGGGGCGCCGCACGAACCAGGCCCTCGTCCGCTGGATGGATGAGAGAGGCATGGCCCCCCAGTTCCTCCTCGAGAAGGACTGGAGCCGATTCGACATCACGACGGTCTCCCAGGAGGAGATCGACCGCATCGAGGCGGCGATCGGGCCCTTCTTCTTGACCCTGACCAAGGCGGAGTTCTTCGCCGGGGTCGTCAAGCGCGACATGCTCGGCTATCCGGTCGCGACACCGCGCGAGATTCTCGAGGACCCCCAGCTCCTCGCGCGGGGGTTCTGGCTCCCGATGCGCGGGCCCGACGGGAGCGCGAGCGTCAGGTTTCCGGGAGGGTTCGCGAAGTTTTCGGGAGGATCGTGCACGGTTCATCGCCCGGCGCCGCGCGCCGGAGAGCACAACGCCGAGCTCCTGGCTCCGCCCGGCGTCGACGAGAAGGAGCGGCCGCCGAGCCGCGTCTCGGTCGGACACGCGAAACGATCGGCCCCCCCGGCCCTGGACGGCATCAAGGTCGTCGAGTTCGCGGCCTATGCCGCCGGCCCCGGGGTCACCAAATACCTGGCGGACCACGGCGCCACCGCCGTTCGCGTCGAGTCCGCGGTTCGGCCGGATGGCTTCCGCACCCACTACCCGCCGTATCGCGATAACGTCCCGGGCCTCAACCGGTCCGGCTGCTTCAGCCTCTGGAACAACGACAAGCTCAGCATCGCCCTGAACCTCAAGGCGGAGGGCGCTCGGGAGGTGGCCGAGGCACTCGTGCGGTGGGCGGACATCGTCATCGAGAACTTCACCCCCGGCACGATGGCCAAGCTTGGACTCGATGAGGAGAGGCTGCGGACCCTGAACCCGGCGGTCATCGTGCTCAGCACGTGTAATCACGGGCAGACCGGACCCCACGCCCGTCACCCCGGCTTCGGCTCCCAGCTGTCTTCGTTGGCCGGCTTCACCCACTTCACGGGCGAATCGAGCGGCCCACCCATGTTCCTCTACGGTCCTTACATCGACTTCATCGCCGTGGCCTTCGGCCTGGTGGCGGTGCTGGCGGCGCTCGACGCGCGGCGGCGCAGCGGTCGGGGGCAGTACATCGACCTGGCGCAGTACGAGGCAGGACTGCAGTTCCTGGGGCCCGCGCTTCTGGACGCGGCCGTCAACGGTCGCGACCTCATGCGTTGTGGGAACCGGGATCCCCAGGCGGCGCCCCACGGCGTCTTCCCCTGCCGCGGCGCCGACCGATGGTGCGCCGTGAGCGTTTGGGACGACGGGGAGTGGCGCCGGCTGGTCGAAGCCCTGGGTCGGCCCGGCTGGGCGACCGAGCCGGGATGGCAGACGGCGGCGGGACGACAGGCCGGGCAGGCCGAGCTCGACCGGCGACTGGCGGCGTGGACCTCCGAGCTCGAGGTCGAGGAGGTCACGACCCGACTTCAGGCGGCCGGCGTCCATGCCGCCGCCGTCAGAACGATGGCCGAGCTGTTCAGCGACCCCCAGCTCGTCCACCGTCGCATCTGGCGCGCGCTCGATCATCCCGAGATCGGACGCCACCACTACAAGGCCCCGCCCTTCATCCTTTCCAGGGCGGCGACCGGCCCCCAGCGGCCCGCGCCCTGCCTGGGGGAGCACACGCGACAGGTCCTCACGGAGATGCTCGGCATGAGCGAGGCCGCGGTGCGGTCGCTGGAGATGCGGGGCGTGCTCCAGTGA